From Argiope bruennichi unplaced genomic scaffold, qqArgBrue1.1 scaffold_31, whole genome shotgun sequence, a single genomic window includes:
- the LOC129961528 gene encoding adult-specific rigid cuticular protein 15.5-like — MISQAFILAALAVAAFASLHHEPIHHPQPFKFGYSVKDKHGEQHREEVGDGKNVKGSYGFTDARGIHRQVNYVADHAGFRAQVKTNEPGTANQNPAAVHIISDAPYGHGGYAGVGGAGYGYAGVGAAGLGYGYGGLGAAGLGYGYAGVGGYGGLGYGGYGLGNGRLAGLGYARYGF; from the exons ATGATATCTCAG GCTTTTATTTTGGCTGCCTTGGCAGTGGCTGCTTTTGCCAGCTTACATCATGAG cCTATCCACCATCCCCAACCCTTCAAGTTCGGCTACAGTGTAAAGGACAAGCACGGTGAACAGCATCGTGAAGAAGTCGGCGACGGAAAGAACGTGAAGGGAAGCTACGGATTCACAGATGCCAGGGGAATCCATCGACAAGTCAACTACGTAGCTGACCATGCTGGATTCAGAGCTCAGGTCAAGACCAATGAACCCGGAACTGCCAACCAGAACCCAGCAGCCGTTCACATCATCTCTGATGCTCCCTACGGACACGGAGGATATGCCGGAGTTGGAGGGGCAGGATATGGATACGCCGGAGTTGGAGCAGCTGGATTGGGCTACGGATACGGTGGTCTAGGAGCAGCTGGTTTAGGATACGGATATGCTGGAGTTGGAGGATATGGTGGCCTCGGCTATGGAGGATATGGTCTTGGCAATGGACGCCTTGCAGGTTTAGGATATGCTCGTTACGGGTTTTAA